From the genome of Toxoplasma gondii ME49 chromosome XII, whole genome shotgun sequence:
GCCCGAGGGTTTGAGCGCCGCGACAGAGCAGCTCTGTCtacttcttcgtcgttctccgGTCGCTTCCCTCGCGGATTCCTCGAGACGCGGAACTGGCTCGTCGCCTCTGGTGCATCGTTCCGTCTCTGCGCCGGAGGACCGTGGCGACGAAAGCAGAGCAGCACAGCTCGACAGAGGCGCTGACACATTCTGGTTACCCTGGCGCAGCGACGAAGCGATCGGAGAATTCCCCTTCGAAGCGGGAGACGCCGGCGCGTCTGTGTGGACGTCGATCGCACGGAGAATTTGCGAAAGCAGAGGCTGGAGACTCGGGAGCAGGTGGAGGCGAAGCTTGGCCAGTGCCCAAGGAACGAACGCGAGGTCGACTGTGCGACTGAACCCGCGAAGCTGGGAACCGAGAGCCATGTCTTGgagcagacggagaaagctgtggagacacaacgacacaagaaagggaggaaggaagcgagtAAGGCAGAGCAACACTGCTTCAGGAAGTGGACTCACGGCGGGGTCGAAgcggaaaggaaagacaacGGACAGGAACGAACagtggaggaaacagaggaagaagggaagcgggaggggaaacagaagactcagagagcaaagaacgcaagaaaagtggaacaggacggagaggaagaatagagaaacaggaacgggagaaaggatagagaaacaggaaggagagaaagagagaagagacagggaaacaaAAGCAGGTTCTCCAGGACCTgcaggaagccgagagagaagaggagacccGGGATATAGctgaggaaacgagaggaggaacgaggaagtgaaacaaagaagcagacagaaacaTCGACGGCCGAAGTGGTGAACAGAAGCCGGGACAGACGAAAACCGACGTTTTGGTGGAAATTTGAAATTCCAATTTAAATGCTGCGTAACGTCTCGCTTGTCCGTCGATGCTGGGAACTGCATGCTCGGACTCCATCACGGAAAAAAGCTCCCCTCACAAAGCAGCCGTGACAGTATCTGCAAGAGCGGAATCACGAGTCGCCAGCGCGCGGCGTTTACGACACCTGTGGCGCCTTTCGCTCCCACGAAACAAGCAAGAGATGTTCTTGTCTTCATCAGATTTCTGGTATATTGAATGCAGAGTGAACGGCCCTCTCTGAAACTCAGAACAACTCTCTGCTTTCCGACTCCTTCCGCTGAACATACACCTCATTGGTGACGAGCTGCGTCCACGCCTCCGTCGAGTCTGTTTCGTGTTCAGCTGCTTCAACCCCCGCTTTCTGGGATTTTTTGTTCGCGAAAGACtccctccgccttctccatcTTGGTTGCtggttttccctctcttcttcctcgcgcgaCGAGATGATCCGAGCCAACGTCTGGAGGGCGATTGCTCTATGGACGTCGTCCATTCGTGCccggtgtctcgacaccagACGAAGGACCTGGTCTGTGCACCGACAGGCGTTCAGTCGCGCACTGAGGTAGCGGTGGAAAGGCAAAGGTTtactctgtctctcttgcagCTTGAGTGTTATTTCCGCGgctgaagaaagcgacgcTGATTCCTGGGCACTCCtcgttgtctgtctcttcttcctcgcttcctcgttgaggctctctgcctccagaGCTGCTGTCCCTGCCTCccaggcttcttcttctcctcctctccacgctgccagctgctcttcttcgcctgcgtcgatctcctcgctctcctcgagtCCCGGGTAAAGCGCTCGCGCAAAGAGACTGGTGAATGCAAAAGTCGAAACGGAACTTCGCCGCACGTCCCCAGGCCGCCGCTCCTGCCCCGCactcgggtgtctgtacagccgAGACTCCAGGGCGCCTCGCCGCTGCCGCAGCTCCGGTCGCCCGGCTCTGGCGCCCCGGAAGAATGCAAAAGACgggggagacaggaaggcggcgcctcgtcgaggaacgaagaaagaggaattCTTTTTCTGAAGAACGGAGGAGTGCCGCCCGTGGAGGCGACGAAATGTCTTGGGAGGTGCCGGGGCAGacccagagagacgcgcgtgacgaggcgaagcaggcagaagcgaaaggaagggagaaacgccCTGTGTCTCATCCGCTTGTGCCGCCGCCTGGTCGTGCGCGCAGCGCCGGCGCGAGGCTTCTCCTGGGGTCTTCTCTGAGAGGTCCAGAAAACAGCGTGAGGCCGCAGACACTGAACCTCCACTGGCAGCGGACgccgaagaggacgaagaaagcgagaaaggctCCCCTCGTGGCGGAGGTCGCCACGATGGCAACCGAGTgtagaaagaagaaaaaggaaggaagcggTCGTGCCAGGTGTCTCTGcccgcgcgtctctgcagagatggagaaggcgacCCGACTGGCAGTCCTGGACAGCAGAGGCTgtgaacgaagagaaggagaaagaaggtcGAGAGGCAGGAAGCGATTGCCGCTCGTCTCTTCGTGTAACGCAGCAGGCCATAACAGGTCACTCGGTGCTCTTCGAATGGAGTCCTTGAAGAAACACAGGGCATGCACttgagaggaaggaagtcATCCGAGACAGTGTCGCGAAGGGATCGATTCATGCGCGCGTCCTGAGCTGGTTTCTCACGACGAACTGGACCCTGAAGAAGATGTCGAAAAATCCGTTTCTCCCCCTTCGAGCTCGGCAGGCACGCGGCCCAGAGCCCTCCAGAGCGCCGGCTCTCCATTGTCTCGCCCGTTGCACAGCCGACGCTAAAGCGGGTAGCCTTGCACCTTCGTTGTTCCCATTATCTCTTCGAAACGCGCACTGAATGTACTTCGCTGGACAGCGAGAACCGACACCAGTCCGCTTCCAGTCTCTTCAAAGACGAGTTCACGAAGGCCTGCATCATCGGCGGCCACCCTGGAGAATCACCACTGCTGACATCTTATCCCACTAGGTTCTACCCGATCACGTCGCCTCGCAGTGTGTAAGTCTCCCGAATACGCGGGCGAGGAACACAACCTGAAGCGCACGGTGTGGGACAGGCGCCTTCTCAGGCGCGCCACAAACGCGCTGTGGATGTGCAGCAGTAGAATTTGTACGCCAAGAACTCTCAAAAAACTGAGGACTCAAGCGGGGACAAAGGACACAAGAAGTATGTCCACCGCATCTAGGTTGATACGCGGTGTGTACCGACGCCCAGAAAAAGAGGTTCGATGTTGATGCACCGACGGTCTCCAGAAAGCACAGCGAAGTCTCAGAATTCGGGCATTGCATGCAAAATAAGGAGGGTCATAACGCATCCACCGGAGGCTTCCGGGAGACTGCAAACACTCTGATCAAATCTCCAAATGGGATCCCTACTGTCACGTACCTCACAACATACGGACCATCGAACACTTATGTTACAAGGGCGCAGAAATCTCGCGCGAAATCGACCAAGACGAACCGACTCCAGTTCCTAGAACACGGAAAGGTGGAAAGGGCgacagggaaaagaagaggcgaccGCAGTTTGCTTCTCGAGCGCTGCCGGCAACAACCTGGCTGTTCAAGCctttcgagagaaacagagtcTGTGAGGGACCTACAGAAAAGACCTCGATGGGGCAAGAACCCAAACAAAAGGGCGAACCAGACTGTTTCTGGGCTTCGAAAAgaacgttttctctccacggTCGAAGGAGAAAGTTCGTTGTTGCTTCACCGGAGTGACTTCCGCAaagtcgctgcatgcgagcCAAGTCGCTTTTCTCCGGCGAGTTGCATGCTCATCAAACGACTCGAGAACACGGATTGGCTTGTGCTCTGACACGCGAAACTCGCGTGGAacgaagggcagagagaatTTGGGCTTCTCATTCTAAGTGGAATGTGTGAAATTGACCCGCGCACGTTGAAACCGCGGTTCAGAGGACCTCCTTGACGATGCCAGACACGCAAAAATCATGAGACAGCTTCACCTGCAGACAGCGCGCTGTTCCAAGCGACGAGAAACCGGTCGGTGTCCACTTATCTACTCTGGTCAAACGACAGCATCCAGGGGAAATGTTCCCTCCGCACACTCTTGAAGTGGTACTGTGTTCGTTCTGCTGCGCAGTAAAGAGGAACGCAGTGCTCTTTAGCGTCTGTGTTTCACTACAAAGAAATGCAATGTTCTTCAGGGTTTGGGTTTCACTCATAGGAAACAATGGGACTTCTCTGTTCAGCGGATTCACTTCTTTCACGGGTTCTGAGCAGTTTTTGTCAGACTGTGCTCCGACTTATCTGGGTGAAAAAAGAATGACAAGCTAAGGTGGTGTGACGATAACGCAGGACCTCTTTGGCCGCACGTACAAGAAGCGCGCCTGAACAGAGCTACGACGTTATGAAACAACTTCAACAAAGCACCCTCACAGATAAACAGTTTGCGGATATGGCACAAACTCCGTTTTCGGAGCCTCAGCGTTCCACGCGCACTCTACAACAATGCACTGACCTAAAACAGGTGACAAATCCGACAGAACGGACAAACATCTGTGTTTCCAAACAAACAAGTCGCTCTCCACAAAAACGTCACTGGATTCGGAAACAGGTTTTACTACTTTGGACTGAAGATCTCTCGACGCGTCAACGGCCAGCGTTTACGCCACCCCACTTTTCCACGACAATGGAAGGAAACGCCCTTCTCTGTAGAGGGCAGATCCGTGTCTGCTTTTCATGACCACCGTTCTgacgtctctttctctaACAACCTATTCTGACAACAACTGCATTCACTGTGCCGTCCAGCTGCACCAGACACGCAGCGCAAAAGCGGAGCCACGAGTGAGGCTGCGGGAGTGTTGCGTTCTCTTCATAAAGCACAAGCCACCCACAGTACGCTGCTCACAACTACCACAAACACGCGGAGATTAGCTGGCACTTCTCCCCGTGAAAGCTTTGCGGCGAAAGTGCCGGTTTGTTCGTCACTGTTCTGGATTTCTTGACCGCTGTTCACGGGTTTGAGGGGGCAGTCACTGCCGGCGCTCGTACGCAGGTGCTGCACCCgtgcagaagagcgagggtAACGACAGTGACGCCAGGCAACTGTTCCCCGGCGAGTCGCGCACCGCTCTACTGGAGGTGCAAAACGCTTGCTGCAAGGAAGCCAAAGTCCTCGTCGTCGAGGAAGCGTGTGTGTGCGCTTTCTAAAGCTCTGGTCGCCATCTCAGCAGACCACAGGTCTCGCGAAAGCGGTCTGCTGCTGCAGTCGCGAAGACTCTCCGCGACTGCGTCTGCCGACAGAGGCATCGGTGTACCTGCGGCGTTCCGTGAATCTGGCAAAAAGTGTCTGCAGCTGTCTGTGGTCTCTGAAAGAACGGCGGCAATCGTGGCTGCGAACTCGGTCTCGTCTGAACAAAGAAATCCGTACTCTCCGCGACACGTCAGTGCTAACGCGTGAGGCGCGTCAACCTGGCTAGACTCGACATTCGCACTCTCTTCCGACTTCTCCCCCCTCTTCGCCACCAAAATGTCGTCCCGTGGACCTCCGCTGTTGTGTGCCACGACACAGCAGCCCGCACAGAGCAACTGCACAACGGCAATGCCAAAGTGTTCCTCCGCCATTGTGTGGAGACCAACCTGCATTAGAGCAAGCGCAGACAGGCACAGAACGGTGAAACAGAACGGTGAAACGCAGGACGCACGAGAGACTAGCTGACTACTCACACAAACAACAAAGAAACGACTGTGCTTGCTTCTCTAGCTGATCCACGTTGAACACGCATTCTTAGGAGAAGAACCGGTCTGGTCCATACTCGACAGTTCCGGTTCTTTCTCGACACCCTCGCGGGTCCCCGCGCTGCTGTGGCAGCACGTCGCACACACGCACTGACCGCTGGCGGTGATCGTGAACAGACCTTCGACAgctctttctttcccctTGGATGTTAACGAAGGCAATTCTCGAGCGAGGCAGTCAAAACCCGTTTCGAAGTTTCTTTCAGGAGTCGCAAACGCATGGGGATAGAGCTGTCGAGCGTCGTTTCTCCGCTACGCGACACTCTAACCAGCCCAGAAGATGGAGCACTGATTTCCGAGGAAAAACCTGCCGGTTCAAGTCCGCAAGTACTGGAAGCACAcagagtgcatgcaagtggTTGAATCTGTTCTGGCTTAAAGAGAAATCTCCAGCGTATCCATCGCCATTCCCCTTCAGAGGAAGAGCGTGTCTGCGTGCGGCCGAAGGGCAGATAACGTAAAGTCGTGGTACGAGCATAGGGTGTCCTCGAACGGCAGACAACGCCACTCAGGTCAGGCACCAAAGTACGCGCGAACTTGGCCCAGGAAACAAGGAATCTCGAGACAAAGCTTTCTCCCGGCCCTGCCGTTGAAAAGGCTTACTTTTGCCGTCTCGGCCATTTGGTCGAGAATCGCGAACTCTGCATTCACCAAGAGGAACACGTGCTCTCCCCAGAAATCCACTTCCTGTTTGCGAAGTTCACCGCTGTCGACTTGTGTGTTGTCTCGACGTCTCAGCGCCACATCTGCCAGATGAGATTCGATGACCGCTCCAGCAGCCGCAGCACTCGCGACCCACCTGAAACCTCGCGAACTGATGAGAATCGCCCCGCCGCGACTCGCGGTTTGTCTCCACCAAAGAgacgcttcttcttgtccCAGGTCGCGGGGCTCCAACGCCTCTCGAGCCGCAGCGGAGTCCTGGCTGCCCACCTCCCTTGCCGTCTCGTTCGTCGACGGCAGCGCACGCCAGCCTTCCTCGTTGTGGGCCGGGAGCAATCCGGCAACCGAAGCCGCGCCTGTGATGGCCTCAAGGCTGCTGCTTGCCTTTCCTGCCGGCACACTCCCCAGGCCTCTCTCCCCAGGCGATTGCTGAGAAGCCCGGCGTTGGTACGCAAGAGAGCAGACTTCCTGCACAATGTTCGCATCTAATTTGTTCTTCACCATTCCAGCAACGACCAGGTGCGTCTGGCCAGGCAGCAAGTGTCCATACGCCCGACACATCTCCTTGAAAATCCGAACTTGGAACGTGTGGCGTTTCTCGGGACGAAACTGGGCGATGGACATGATGCGCGGAGGCCGTCTACTCAGGGGCGTTTTCGAGAGGGTCAtcgacgccttcttctccatgttTCTTTGAGGCTGACACggagggaaggcgacgggGACCTGAAAACACTCTTCACTTGACTCAGGGTCTCCACGACGACAGCATGTGCCTCTTTCGTCGTCTCCAGAACTTCTCCAACGTCCGGGATCCACAAGTTTCTGGATCTCCCTTCGCGTCCACGAACTGTTGCAGCACGAGAAACTCGCGAGCTCAtcggcttctctgtctcttgtaACTCCCGCGCTTCcacgttctctctcgacgctCCCGGCACCCTTTGCGTCTTTTACAGAAGCCTTTCGAGACAGTTGGTTGCCGTTAAAAGCGAACCGCAGACACCACACGTACGCCGAGGTCACAAACCGATAGTACGCGAGCCGGAGAAACGCGGTGCCTCTGCCCAGAAACAGCAGCAGCCGTGGCGCGCGCGGGACCGGcttgtgtgtttctcgctcgtcctgtgtctgtctctctgcacgcaaatccgtttccttccctccttcAGACGACGCGGTGGCCGCTGGCGCTTCTGTCCTGCCCCATGCCTTCTGCGTGACCGCGTAGTTCCTCTCCGCTGCTTCCAGAAGGCAGGCCCTGACGAAAGGGtagtgtatgtacacccgaagtCGCGTGAAGCGCGGGGCTCTGCAGTCGACCGCGGCGTCACTTCCCTTCATTTCGGCGGCTCCGCAGACCCGCGATGTGGCTGAAGAACCTCTTTGGACTGTGCCTTGCGAGTCACCAGCCGATCTCCAGTTGAGCGAGAAGCGTTGCCAGCGCTGCAGCACTGCGATGACGAACGAAACCGCAGGAAAACCGACGGTGTCGatgaagagcgagggcgCCACGCCCAGGAGAAGCACCTCGATAGCGGCCAGCCCGCCCGCGATGCCTTGACAGAGCAGCGAGCAGAACGGGTAGCAGCAGGGCAGCAGCCACGTGGAGGATCGAACTGGGACAAGGACCAGCGGAGACGGCAGGGCGCAgtcaagagaagagacgttGGCCTTTCCTTCAGAGGCTtcaagagagagcgacgacgaagggAGACCCCCGCGTGTCTCAGTGTGGCAAGGAAGGGAGGGCGACTTCGAGCGCTCAGCCTTGGTCTCGACAGTCGCCGGCCGCGCTGTCCATTTACGTGGGGGTTTCGGCTGTTGGTCTTCCGGGGAAAGCAGCGGGTCCAGATCGACTGAAAAAGACGCAAAAAGGTCTTGCGCAGGTCTGCTTCCCGCCGTGACAGCGTAGCCAACGCGAGGCCTGTGGAAGCGAGTGCCCAGaatgagagaaagaagcacgGAGAGGAAGTGCAAAAGAGCAGACTCGACGCTGAGGAGccaagaggaaacagagccACCAGAGAACTGGAAACCCAGTCTCACATCCGGGAGGTCGACAGGTTCGAGTGACTCCAGCCAGGGGGAGTCGTGGCGTACGTATACCGCAACGAAGCGTCGCGTCGGACAACTCGCAGCGTCGCCGCACACGGGAAACGCCTgctcgtcctctctgccgccttcaGCCACTGGGTTGTCTTGTCCGGCTTCGCCTGTCCGGCCGCGGCCGTCTCCCTGTGGCCGAACTCTTGCTTCAGCTGCGTTCCTTGTCTCAGCGTTCTGGCGCCCTTGCGTGCATTTCCGCAACTCGTGAGCGACCAGACTCCACAAAACGCGCTCGCCGCCAGCCCCTGCATCGCACTGAGGGTGGAAGAAAGCCACGCAGTTGGCGGGCGGCGGCAGTCTACGCAgccagagaagcagcaggaaaaAAGTCCCGAGGGAAAAAAGAGCGAGGCACGGGAGAGCCAAGACGAAccgaagcagcgagaggaaaaggccAATGTGACACGCGACCCTCCAGGGGCTTTCCTGCGAAAAGGATAACGCCGCCATCATCGGCGGAGCCGGTGGGACCCGCGGACAACAAAAGGAGAACCGCGGAACGGACCGGGCGTACGGTAGGCACAAGACAAGCGACAGAACAGCCCACGCCAACCCCTTTTCGGGGCTGACTTTCGGCGTCTAATAAATGCAGCGTCTGACAGACTGGGCAGCGCAGAGACTCTTTCGGAAGGCTCGCAGAAAAGGCGGAAGACGGCGTTCGATTGAGGCAAAGGCACACTTAAAACCCAGTCGCGGGAACACGCGAATCTTGAGCACTGTGTTCCAAACGCCCGCTGAGCAGACACGGACAAGGCGACTGCTGAAACTTGGACCAACGATTCCACGCGACCCCTTCGCCACCAAACGCACCCGCCAAGAAAATTCGGAAATCAACAATGTTGCACGGAAACTGCAGACAAAAGCCAACACACGCAgtggggtgtatgtacatcgGGCCGCGTGGCTGCACACGTGGGAAGCTGGCTAGAGTGGGCGAGACTCCACGGCGTAACCTTGCACGAAAAACGACGTGATTGACGTTTGCTCCCGTGAAAGAAGGCTGGCAAGCAGAGAAAGTCTCGAAGGACGCAGCATCGCCGGAAGAACTGCGGTAACCGTAACTGGCTTTCTCGAAACGATGTCGGTGAATGCTTCTTGGCGCACAAAACGGGTGACCTTCTGGACTGTTGCTGCGCCTCGGATTCTGAGTGGAACTCAGTTGTGCTCGCCCCGGCAACCAAGTTCTTGATGACTGCTGTACCAACGGGTTCTACAAACTGGAGAGTGCGGAACCTGGGGatcgcgtttcctcccccGAGTACGGTGCCAAGAACGCCTGCCTGTCCTGGGTACCGGattctctccgtgtctcgtttctctgcttcttttccgcgGTTCTATAGAGCGATAGCCTCCACAGAACCGGCAAGTCtccctgtgttttcttcaggAGAACGCACGCCGGCCACAACGTAcccgggagaagagaggcgtcAGCTAACACGTTCAACCGTTCGTCGAGCGCCCAGCGGCTTTTCGCTGAAAAGCGGAAAGTGCCATCAACGCACGAGCTACCAGCGCTGGTTTCGTGAACGGAGCAACTTCAGTAGGATTTCCGTGGTCACAAATGCAGCTTCGcccggagaagaaaacgggaaCTGTGTGTTTCCATCAAAGACAACGAGCAGACGCTGAGAAGACACACCGAGACTGGGAGCGAGGGTCCTCTGGTAGCATTCACCGCGCTACAAAAAAAGCTGGCGGAGAGCCTGGGAGGCGTCGATGTTCCTCcgcttcgcgcttctccagGCATTCGGTTCAGAAAGACCCAGGGAAACAGTTGAAGAAGTTTTGCAGTTCAAAGacactttcttctctgtccacTTGGTGCGTCAgcctgaaaaagaaaagctcCCGCGTGTGAGGCTGGATTCTTCAACGGCACCCGTGGTTTTTGGGTCGCCGTTGTTCATCGAAATGCGTTTTCTCGCCACTGAGGAGGCAACCCGAGTCGTTCAATTTTTTCGGGTGCTGGCTCCGTACGAGACTCGTGGCGGATCTTCACCGCTTCGGCGAGAAAATCGGGCAAAAccgcctctcttttcgtgGTTTTGCGGCGCGTGTAGCGCCCAAGCAGACTTCGCCAGTTGTACCTCGTGACGGGAGTCGCAGTCAGTCTCTCTGTAGAGATTGTAGTGTGTCTGTTTATTGTGTGAGAGTACTTTCGGTGTGCAGACACGAATTCGAATAGAGCGGTGCGTTCGTAGatcctcttcgctgctgtAGGGCGACGCCTTCGTACCCCGCTCTTTTCTGCGCTACAAGGGTGCTGTTTTGGGGGGGTCCCTGGACCAAAGCAAGAGGCTCTCCTTCATTTTTTCAAGTCCGTCCACGTTTGGACTCATACGCGTATAGTTGCTGGAACAGACTTCTTGGGAGTGCTATGccgctctctgtttgtcttACAAGCAGCCGCGCTTCCGGGTCGATTCCTGCCGTGGAACTCTCTCGCCCGCTCCGGGGTGTCATCGCCTCCGAGACAAGATCGCCTGCAAGCGTCTTCTGGGTCCTGCGTAGCTGTGCATTGAACTCCTCGTTCATGTCGTTTAGGTTTCGTCGGCCTGTCTCGGCCACTGGAATGTGTCGATGAAGAGGATCAGATGTAAAAGGCCGCGGCTTTCAGGTTGCGAGTGGTTGACCGATCGCGGCTTCTGCAAAATCTCGGCCTCCTTCTGGAACCtcgactctgtctccacgaGCTTCCTTGACCTTCTCGACGCACCTCGCTGCGTGTCTCTGGCGTTCCCGAGGGTATGTCCtgccttctgctctttcggtttcgtttcttttgtttcgGCCAAGCTCTTCGCCACTCTCCCTGTTTGAGAGTTCCGCCGGCCCTcggctcctccttcttttctccttttcccgcAGCCAGCTGAGTGACTGACTTTgtctgccgcctccgccttctcccgcgcTCCTCCGCGTCGCCTCCGCGTCAAAAGCGCATTCCGCTTGTGGCCGCCATGAGGCCGTGGAGTCTACAGACGTTCGTGGGGAAGCGCAGAAGCCGCAAAGGGCGCGAGCCGAGTGAGGCGGAGAAAAGTGGTCGGCCTGGagcggaaaagagagaactgcCCGAGCCGACGGCCTTTCCTcagggcgaggaagacgcggacGCACCGGCGCTCGCGAAGCCCCGAAGCTCCGCTTCCGGTCTCTCCTCAAACATGGGGGGACAAGGACAAAGTGTGCTGGGCGAAGAGCCGGGCGCCCTCGGTGGCCCTGAAAGTCTGCGGGAAAAGGCTGAAGCTGAACCTCGCGACCGCACCTCGCATCCCAGGAGTCTCCAGTCGTCTGCGTCCAGCAAAGACCCGCCAAGAGTCCGCAACGACTTCTCTGACAGCTCTCGATCTCGAGCTGAAGAGTCACAGCAAAGTACTCGGGAGACAGTGGAACTAAGCAGAAAGACAACGGGCCGCGTCAAGGACAAAAGCCAAGACGGTCTGCCTGTATCTTCATCGGCGGCGAGTCTCAAACCTGGATCTGAAAGTGCGCGCGGAAGCGCCGCCAGGTAAGCCCAGGAGTATTTATAATAAGCTGTCgctggggagtatatactaaGAGgtggactactggtttagatcttgaaggtctttgtttaccaGATCCAAGTTTTGCCTCCGAATTCAGTGGAGATGTGTGGGCTGAGACCACAGTTCTCGGTGTCTGTACTGACGTTCTCTTTTCGAGTGAATGTGTTAGGGAGGAAAACGTTTTCGACACAGTCTGCGTCCTTCCAAATCGGACAGCTCCTTCGTATTCGTCGGAATGCGTACGAGTTCTCGGTGTGTCTACAAAGTTCTTCGTGTGCTCCGCACTCGGGACAGCTGTTCGACGCCACTTTCTCTTCCGGCGAAATTTTGGCGTTGACCCGGCGCGTGAATTTGTCCGGAGCGTCACTTTTTTCGTCGTCTTTGCATGGGCGTTTCTGATGTTCGATGTGGTCTTAGCAGTACTTCTCTCGAGAGTGGTTTCGTCGCATTTGGAGGTCGAAGGCCGTTGCAACCAAGAAGTCAAAGTGTCAAGACGAGTTCAGAGTCCGAGCATGCCGATAAACCGCGTTCTTTCGGTGTGTCTTTGTGCACATGCAGCTCTGCAGGagctcttttctttcttcagtgtgtGTCGCGGTATTCTTCGCATTCTGCGTTTTGGCCTCcatttcttttttcttctccctcttggcGCGCGTTCCAGAGCGCTTGGACGCCTTGCTGACAGGGGATTCCGCGAGATGACTTTGTCTCCTGTTCAGCGAGTTTCTGCCTCCGTATGTGTGTTCTCTGCACCAGGCGCAAACCGAGCCTTCATGGCGACCTCCAGTCGGAAGCGAGCCGCGTAAGTCGGGACCTTATTCATTTTTCTAACCTGCCGGCTCGTTTGTCTCTGATCTGTCGTCTCTTGTGCCATGCTCTccatgttttctctctcttct
Proteins encoded in this window:
- a CDS encoding hypothetical protein (encoded by transcript TGME49_246982~Signal peptide predicted by SignalP 2.0 HMM (probability 0.546) with cleavage site probability 0.235 at residue 59~Predicted trans-membrane domain (TMHMM2.0):20-43), whose product is MMAALSFSQESPWRVACHIGLFLSLLRFVLALPCLALFSLGTFFLLLLWLRRLPPPANCVAFFHPQCDAGAGGERVLWSLVAHELRKCTQGRQNAETRNAAEARVRPQGDGRGRTGEAGQDNPVAEGGREDEQAFPVCGDAASCPTRRFVAVYVRHDSPWLESLEPVDLPDVRLGFQFSGGSVSSWLLSVESALLHFLSVLLSLILGTRFHRPRVGYAVTAGSRPAQDLFASFSVDLDPLLSPEDQQPKPPRKWTARPATVETKAERSKSPSLPCHTETRGGLPSSSLSLEASEGKANVSSLDCALPSPLVLVPVRSSTWLLPCCYPFCSLLCQGIAGGLAAIEVLLLGVAPSLFIDTVGFPAVSFVIAVLQRWQRFSLNWRSAGDSQGTVQRGSSATSRVCGAAEMKGSDAAVDCRAPRFTRLRVYIHYPFVRACLLEAAERNYAVTQKAWGRTEAPAATASSEGGKETDLRAERQTQDERETHKPVPRAPRLLLFLGRGTAFLRLAYYRFVTSAYVWCLRFAFNGNQLSRKASVKDAKGAGSVERERGSAGVTRDREADELASFSCCNSSWTRREIQKLVDPGRWRSSGDDERGTCCRRGDPESSEECFQVPVAFPPCQPQRNMEKKASMTLSKTPLSRRPPRIMSIAQFRPEKRHTFQVRIFKEMCRAYGHLLPGQTHLVVAGMVKNKLDANIVQEVCSLAYQRRASQQSPGERGLGSVPAGKASSSLEAITGAASVAGLLPAHNEEGWRALPSTNETAREVGSQDSAAAREALEPRDLGQEEASLWWRQTASRGGAILISSRGFRWVASAAAAGAVIESHLADVALRRRDNTQVDSGELRKQEVDFWGEHVFLLVNAEFAILDQMAETAKVGLHTMAEEHFGIAVVQLLCAGCCVVAHNSGGPRDDILVAKRGEKSEESANVESSQVDAPHALALTCRGEYGFLCSDETEFAATIAAVLSETTDSCRHFLPDSRNAAGTPMPLSADAVAESLRDCSSRPLSRDLWSAEMATRALESAHTRFLDDEDFGFLAASVLHLQ